In Amycolatopsis coloradensis, one genomic interval encodes:
- a CDS encoding IS481 family transposase codes for MDPEFVAAIVRSAAGEKINVARFCREHGVSRDTFYRYVARFRSEGTVGFACRSTAPLSHPSALGEEVAEAVLRARKELEEEGLDNGPISIRWRLEDAGMLPPPSQSSIYRILRDRGQIEPEPRKKPRTRRRFQYPDPNGCWQIDGTEHYLADGTKVCIIQILDDHSRLDVGSYAAVSENGADTWTAVQLAIACYGAPVKLLSDNGLAFSGKHRGWMADLERHLAEHGVTTIASSVYHPQTCGKNERVHQTLQKWLAARPPAENLAALQQLLDDYRTIYNNRRHQSLDGQTPQQRYDASPKATPPEGSTAPSGTTQRPVSSTGVIAFSGCSIVLGRHWAGQSATVFWQGDRVVIMIGDTLARQLTLNRAIRYQPLTNPKLSDKY; via the coding sequence ATGGATCCTGAGTTCGTCGCCGCGATCGTCAGGTCGGCTGCGGGCGAGAAGATCAACGTGGCGCGGTTCTGTCGCGAGCACGGGGTTTCCCGTGACACCTTCTATCGGTATGTGGCTCGGTTCCGGAGCGAGGGGACCGTCGGGTTCGCCTGCCGCAGCACCGCTCCGCTGAGCCATCCGTCCGCGCTGGGTGAGGAGGTGGCCGAGGCGGTGCTGCGGGCCCGTAAAGAGCTCGAGGAGGAAGGCCTGGACAACGGGCCGATCTCGATTCGCTGGCGTCTGGAGGACGCCGGGATGCTCCCGCCGCCCTCGCAGTCGTCGATCTACCGGATCCTGCGTGATCGCGGCCAGATCGAACCCGAGCCACGCAAGAAGCCCCGCACGCGGCGCCGGTTCCAGTACCCGGACCCGAACGGCTGCTGGCAGATCGATGGGACGGAGCACTACCTGGCCGACGGCACCAAGGTCTGCATCATCCAGATCCTGGATGACCATTCCCGCCTCGATGTCGGCTCCTATGCCGCGGTCAGCGAGAACGGTGCTGACACCTGGACCGCAGTGCAACTGGCCATCGCCTGCTACGGGGCGCCGGTGAAACTGTTGTCCGACAACGGGCTGGCTTTCTCCGGCAAACACCGCGGCTGGATGGCCGATCTGGAACGTCACCTCGCCGAACACGGCGTCACCACGATCGCCTCGTCGGTCTATCACCCGCAAACCTGCGGCAAGAACGAACGCGTCCATCAGACTCTGCAGAAATGGCTCGCCGCCCGGCCCCCGGCCGAGAATCTTGCCGCCCTGCAACAGCTGCTCGACGACTACCGCACAATCTACAACAACCGAAGACACCAGAGCCTCGACGGCCAGACCCCGCAGCAACGCTACGACGCCAGTCCCAAAGCCACTCCACCCGAAGGCTCCACAGCTCCCAGCGGAACCACCCAACGCCCCGTCTCCAGCACCGGGGTCATCGCCTTCTCCGGCTGCTCCATCGTGCTAGGCCGACACTGGGCCGGCCAGAGCGCCACCGTGTTCTGGCAGGGCGACCGCGTCGTCATCATGATCGGCGACACACTCGCCCGCCAGCTCACCCTCAACAGAGCAATACGCTACCAACCACTGACCAACCCAAAACTGTCCGACAAGTACTGA
- a CDS encoding alpha/beta hydrolase, translated as MRKTLAILAFLPLTMAVPATAEAAPALKWTSPCPDYGMIPSPTAGLECARLKVPLDYADPGGRTIELTVSRKASTSPQRRGVLLMNPGGPGSPGLAMPAQLAQRQGRSGLLESYDVIGFDPRGTTYSTPVTCDLTEEQKFILVGPYAEGPRDVAEKAAKSRAVAKQCAESKTADLLPQMNTANTARDLDRIREALGERTISYYGVSYGSYLGAAYASMFPARTDRIVLDSLLGPDGLDVRAHRRFAEGFDDRFGDFTAWAAARDDVYHLGRTPAEVTAKFLELTGKRPEIRTATWGALYDDANFPGLAELWSAPATKAQGGPLDGDNHAALQLQVLCNDSDWPESVRYYRNAVERARVTHPMFGPAAANITPCAFWPVERREPPVRIHDRGPSNILLVQNLRDPATPLVGAREMRSALGARAKFVTVDAGGHGVFTMGNACGNDAVVRYLRDGVRPASDTHCPA; from the coding sequence ATGAGAAAAACGTTGGCGATACTGGCTTTCCTGCCACTGACCATGGCCGTCCCGGCGACCGCCGAAGCGGCTCCGGCCCTGAAGTGGACGTCTCCCTGTCCGGATTACGGCATGATCCCCTCGCCGACCGCGGGGCTCGAATGCGCGAGACTCAAGGTTCCGCTGGACTACGCCGATCCGGGCGGGCGGACCATCGAACTCACCGTTTCCCGTAAGGCGAGCACCTCGCCCCAGCGCCGTGGCGTGCTGCTGATGAACCCCGGTGGCCCGGGAAGCCCAGGCTTGGCGATGCCCGCGCAACTCGCGCAACGCCAGGGGCGGTCCGGCCTGCTCGAGAGTTACGACGTCATCGGTTTCGACCCACGCGGGACCACCTACAGCACGCCGGTGACCTGCGACCTCACCGAGGAGCAGAAGTTCATCCTCGTCGGCCCGTACGCGGAGGGCCCGCGCGACGTCGCCGAGAAGGCGGCGAAGTCCCGTGCGGTGGCGAAGCAGTGCGCCGAGTCGAAGACGGCGGATCTCCTGCCGCAGATGAACACCGCCAACACCGCGCGCGACCTGGACAGGATCCGCGAGGCGCTGGGGGAGCGGACGATCTCGTACTACGGCGTCTCGTACGGGAGCTATCTCGGCGCCGCCTACGCGTCGATGTTCCCGGCGCGCACGGACCGGATCGTGCTGGACAGTCTCCTCGGTCCCGACGGGCTGGACGTCCGGGCGCACCGGCGTTTCGCGGAAGGTTTCGATGACCGCTTCGGCGACTTCACGGCTTGGGCGGCTGCGCGGGACGACGTCTACCACCTCGGGCGGACGCCGGCCGAGGTGACGGCGAAATTCCTCGAACTGACCGGAAAACGCCCGGAAATCCGGACCGCCACCTGGGGAGCCCTGTACGACGACGCGAACTTCCCCGGTCTCGCCGAGCTATGGTCGGCTCCGGCAACGAAGGCTCAGGGTGGGCCGCTCGACGGCGACAATCACGCCGCGCTCCAGCTCCAGGTGCTCTGCAACGACTCCGACTGGCCGGAAAGCGTGCGCTACTACCGAAACGCGGTCGAACGGGCCCGCGTGACGCACCCGATGTTCGGCCCGGCCGCCGCCAACATCACCCCTTGCGCGTTCTGGCCGGTCGAGCGCCGCGAACCGCCCGTGCGGATCCACGACCGCGGACCGTCGAACATCCTGCTGGTGCAGAACCTCCGCGACCCGGCGACACCGCTCGTCGGCGCCCGCGAAATGCGATCGGCACTGGGCGCGCGGGCGAAGTTCGTCACCGTGGACGCCGGCGGACATGGCGTCTTCACCATGGGGAACGCCTGCGGGAACGACGCCGTCGTGCGGTATCTGCGGGACGGCGTCCGTCCGGCCTCCGATACGCACTGCCCGGCTTGA